One Aegilops tauschii subsp. strangulata cultivar AL8/78 chromosome 7, Aet v6.0, whole genome shotgun sequence genomic window carries:
- the LOC141020500 gene encoding uncharacterized protein, whose product MSAMPRLETQTKPGVPSVAGCGAAASRGRRRHRSPSPPLHRHNEADGADHGVSNLSESEGSRTDSRHRRRRKGRGRSSSGKRSRRGRSRGSSSDSDVDSETSYESRKRSRRSSNNRSSGKKIKGSDFGGSGKHGRAAKGNAKAGDEKKDAIEFKNMSASRKQQPAPDDVPGPLPLPRVDVDVQVKYGGALRPGEGDAMAQFVQQGKRIPRRGEVGLSAEEIQRFEEAGYVMSWSRHSRITAVRLRKENQVYSAEEKRALATFNYEQRAMRESKVRDNLRRLVDKTLGKLAETEHDPFAMPPSR is encoded by the coding sequence ATGTCCGCCATgccgcgcctggagacgcagacGAAGCCCGGCGTCCCTTCGGTAGCTGGCTGCGGTGCGGCCGCCTCCCGCGGCCGACGTCGCCACCGATCTCCTAGTCCCCCTCTCCATCGCCACAACGAAGCTGATGGCGCAGACCATGGGGTATCAAATTTAAGCGAATCGGAGGGTTCCAGGACCGACAGCAGGCACCGACGCCGCCGTAAGGGACGTGGACGCAGCAGTAGTGGCAAGAGAAGCCGTCGCGGTCGATCGCGTGGCAGCAGTAGCGACAGCGATGTTGACTCGGAGACCTCCTACGAGAGCAGGAAGAGATCAAGGAGAAGCAGCAACAATCGCTCGAGTGGGAAGAAAATCAAGGGATCCGATTTCGGCGGCTCCGGTAAACACGGCCGCGCCGCCAAGGGCAATGCCAAGGCCGGCGATGAGAAGAAGGACGCGATCGAGTTTAAGAATATGTCCGCGTCGAGGAAGCAGCAGCCGGCTCCGGACGACGTCCCGGGGCCGCTACCGTTGCCCCGCGTCGACGTCGATGTCCAGGTCAAGTACGGCGGCGCGCTCCGGCCGGGGGAGGGCGACGCCATGGCGCAGTTCGTGCAGCAGGGGAAGCGGATCCCGCGGCGCGGCGAGGTGGGCCTGTCCGCCGAGGAGATCCAGAGGTTCGAGGAGGCCGGGTACGTGATGAGCTGGAGCAGGCACTCGAGGATCACCGCCGTGCGCCTCCGGAAGGAGAACCAGGTGTACAGCGCCGAGGAGAAGCGCGCGCTCGCGACCTTCAACTACGAGCAGAGGGCGATGCGGGAGAGCAAGGTCAGGGACAACCTCAGGCGCCTCGTGGACAAGACGCTCGGCAAACTCGCCGAGACAGAGCATGACCCCTTCGCCATGCCTCCTTCACGTTAG